One window of Lytechinus variegatus isolate NC3 chromosome 2, Lvar_3.0, whole genome shotgun sequence genomic DNA carries:
- the LOC121408725 gene encoding 2-(3-amino-3-carboxypropyl)histidine synthase subunit 1-like, translating to MSDDNKGPLVISAKEKTPKRVTPGKPRKGGTVIGQVPDELRNDPLLQDAMKSLPQNYNFEIPKTIWRARSIGAKRVALQFPEGLLLFACTIADIIERFTDADTLIMGDVTYGACCVDDFTARALGADLMVHYGHSCLVPINITSDINMLYVFVDIQIDTAHFIDTIRHNFDPGSSIALVSTIQFIGAVHASAGELKSDYTVVLPQAKPLSKGEILGCTAPQLSQVDNIIYLGDGRFHLESIMIANPSIEAYKYDPYSKEFTREYYETERMHGVRQEAIEKARHGKKIGLILGTLGRQGSPKVLESLKEQVTKAGKEYVVVLLSEIFPQKLELFADIDAWVQIACPRLSIDWGYAFPKPLLSPYEAAVAFKSTEWQSRYPMDFYANDSLGPWTPNNQAHRPTRHTRKSKIVKDKSDTSKDILKTEGAISVSPQQDETNR from the exons ATGAGTGATGATAACAAAGGACCGCTGGTAATCTCTGCAAAAGAGAAAACACCTAAACGAGTCACCCCAGGGAAACCTAGAAAAG GTGGAACAGTGATTGGTCAGGTCCCAGATGAACTCAGGAATGATCCATTACTCCAAGATGCCATGAAGAGT CTTCcccaaaattataattttgaaatccCAAAGACGATATGGCGGGCAAGGTCTATTGGTGCAAAAAGAG TTGCTCTTCAGTTTCCAGAAGGCCTGCTTCTATTTGCTTGCACAATTGCAGATATCATTGAGAG GTTTACCGATGCAGACACATTGATCATGGGTGATGTGACCTACGGGGCATGTTGTGTGGATGACTTCACAGCTAGAGCCCTTGGGGCAGACCTCATGGTTCATTATGGACATAGCTGCTTGG TTCCGATCAACATCACATCAGATATCAACATGCTGTATGTGTTTGTGGATATCCAGATTGATACAGCTCACTTCATAGATACCATCAGACACAACTTTGATCCTGGGTCATCTATAGCTCTCGTCAGTACTATCCAGTTCATTGGAGCCGTGCAT GCTTCTGCAGGAGAGTTGAAGTCAGACTACACAGTGGTACTACCTCAAGCTAAACCTCTCTCAAAAGGGGAAATATTAGGCTGCACGGCACCTCAGCTCAGTCAAGTTGATAACATTAT tTATTTGGGAGATGGTAGATTTCATCTGGAATCCATCATGATAGCTAATCCATCCATCGAAGCTTACAA GTATGACCCATACAGCAAAGAATTCACCAGGGAGTATTACGAGACGGAGCGAATGCATGGTGTACGTCAAGAAGCTATTGAGAAGGCCAGACATGGCAAGAAGATTGGTCTCATCTTGGGTACCCTAGGAAGACAGGGCTCTCCTAAAGTTCTTGAG AGTCTGAAGGAGCAAGTGACAAAGGCAGGGAAGGAGTATGTTGTTGTTCTTCTGTCTGAAATCTTCCCTCAAAAGTTAGAATTGTTTGCTGACATTGATGC ATGGGTGCAGATTGCCTGTCCACGTCTGTCCATCGACTGGGGATATGCCTTTCCTAAGCCCTTACTTTCACCGTATGAG GCTGCTGTAGCCTTCAAGTCCACTGAATGGCAATCGCGTTACCCTATGGATTTTTATGCTAACGATAGCCTGGGTCCATGGACGCCTAACAACCAAGCTCATCGACCTACAAGACATACTAGGaaatcaaaaattgtaaaagatAAAAGTGACACCTCAAAGGACATCCTGAAAACTGAGGGTGCAATATCGGTTTCTCCCCAGCAAGATGAGACAAATAGGTGA